One genomic window of Nicotiana sylvestris chromosome 10, ASM39365v2, whole genome shotgun sequence includes the following:
- the LOC104237437 gene encoding BTB/POZ domain-containing protein POB1-like isoform X2: MKNLNNDIFDPLTIIMDSDFSSGYGSGTESDFGFAFNDSNFSDRILIVEIVPDSPDSKSDGEGCSSIVDWARKRKRRREEIKKENDADVLTQREEEMLNCNMLDTEDGLAYENQDEEAVAMVEEYPSGLEMITDHPGDGEAPKSTDSSTNMDSSTGFRVRTIHISSPILAAKSPFFYKLFSNGMRESEQRHVTVQIHASEEAAFMELLSFMYSNALSTITPTPLLDVLMAADKFEVASCMRYCSRLLRNLPMTCESALLYLDLPSGVLMADAVLPLTDAAKQFLAARFKDITKFQEEVLNLPLAGIVAVLSNDDLQVASEDAVYDFVLKWARIHYPNLEERREILGSRLCCLIRFPYMTCRKLKKVLTCNDFDPELSSKVVLEALFFKAEAPYRQRSLAAEEGSASHHCFVERAYKYRPVKVVEFELPRQQCIVYLDTKREECNSLFPAGRVYSQAFHLGGQGFFLSAHCNMDQQSSFHCFGLFLGMQEKGSVSFAVDYEFAARTKPTEDYVSKYKGNYTFTGGKAVGYRNLFGIPWTAFMAEDSVYFINGILHLRAELTIRQ, from the exons ATGAAAAACTTGAACAACGACATTTTTGATCCCCTAACAATAATAATGGACTCCGATTTCTCTTCTGGTTACGGGTCGGGTACAGAATCCGACTTCGGGTTCGCTTTCAATGACAGCAATTTCTCTGACCGGATTTTGATAGTTGAGATCGTTCCAGACTCGCCTGACTCCAAATCCGACGGTGAGGGTTGTAGCAGTATCGTTGATTGGGCTCGCAAACGCAAACGTAGGAGAGAAGAAATTAAGAAAGAAAATG ATGCAGATGTGCTCACGCAACGCGAGGAGGAGATGTTGAATTGTAATATGCTGGACACAGAAGATGGTCTTGCTTATGAGAACCAAGATGAGGAAGCTGTTGCAATGGTTGAGGAATATCCATCCGGCCTCGAGATGATCACAGATCACCCTG GGGATGGTGAAGCTCCTAAGAGCACTGACTCGTCCACAAACATGGACTCTTCTACTGGGTTTCGAGTTAGAACTATACACATCAGTTCTCCTATTTTGGCTGCAAAGAGTCCATTCTTTTATAAG CTGTTCTCCAACGGCATGAGAGAGTCAGAGCAGCGGCATGTTACTGTACAAATCCATGCCTCGG AAGAAGCTGCCTTCATGGAGCTATTGAGTTTTATGTATAGCAATGCTTTATCTACGATAACGCCTACTCCCTTGCTTGACGTGCTTATGGCTGCTGACAAATTTGAGGTTGCATCATGCATGAGATACTGCAGCCGTTTATTGCGGAATCTTCCCATGACTTGTGAATCAGCCTTGCTTTATTTGGATCTTCCTTCTGGCGTTTTAATGGCTGATGCAGTTCTGCCACTGACTGATGCTGCAAAACAGTTCCTCGCTGCACGTTTCAAGGATATAACCAA GTTCCAAGAAGAGGTGTTGAACTTGCCTCTTGCAGGAATTGTGGCTGTTCTCTCCAATGACGATCTTCAGGTTGCTTCAGAGGATGCTGTATATGACTTTGTGTTAAAATGGGCTCGCATCCATTACCCAAACTTGGAGGAACGACGTGAAATATTGGGCTCACGTCTTTGTTGCCTCATTCGTTTTCCGTACATGACATGCAGGAAGCTGAAGAAAGTTCTAACTTGCAATGACTTTGATCCTGAACTATCTTCAAAGGTTGTCCTGGAGGCTCTATTTTTCAAAGCTGAAGCACCATACCGGCAGCGTTCTCTTGCTGCTGAGGAGGGCAGTGCCTCACACCATTGTTTTGTGGAGCGTGCTTACAAGTATAGACCAGTTAAAGTTGTCGAGTTTGAACTACCTCGTCAGCAATGTATTGTTTACCTAGATACAAAACGGGAAGAGTGCAATAGTCTCTTTCCTGCTGGTAGAGTTTACTCTCAGGCTTTCCATTTGGGTGGACAGGGTTTTTTCCTATCAGCTCATTGTAACATGGATCAACAGAGTTCATTCCATTGCTTTGGGTTGTTTTTAGGCATGCAAGAGAAGGGGTCAGTGTCATTTGCAGTGGATTATGAGTTTGCAGCTCGGACAAAGCCAACCGAGGACTATGTGAGCAAGTATAAGGGGAACTACACATTCACCGGTGGCAAGGCTGTTGGCTACAGGAACCTGTTTGGCATCCCTTGGACTGCTTTTATGGCTGAAGATAGTGTATACTTCATTAATGGGATTCTCCATCTTCGAGCTGAGCTTACTATCCGACAATAA
- the LOC104237437 gene encoding BTB/POZ domain-containing protein POB1-like isoform X1, with protein sequence MKNLNNDIFDPLTIIMDSDFSSGYGSGTESDFGFAFNDSNFSDRILIVEIVPDSPDSKSDGEGCSSIVDWARKRKRRREEIKKENDADVLTQREEEMLNCNMLDTEDGLAYENQDEEAVAMVEEYPSGLEMITDHPGDGEAPKSTDSSTNMDSSTGFRVRTIHISSPILAAKSPFFYKLFSNGMRESEQRHVTVQIHASEEAAFMELLSFMYSNALSTITPTPLLDVLMAADKFEVASCMRYCSRLLRNLPMTCESALLYLDLPSGVLMADAVLPLTDAAKQFLAARFKDITKFQEEVLNLPLAGIVAVLSNDDLQVASEDAVYDFVLKWARIHYPNLEERREILGSRLCCLIRFPYMTCRKLKKVLTCNDFDPELSSKVVLEALFFKAEAPYRQRSLAAEEGSASHHCFVERAYKYRPVKVVEFELPRQQCIVYLDTKREECNSLFPAGRVYSQAFHLGGQGFFLSAHCNMDQQSSFHCFGLFLGMQEKGSVSFAVDYEFAARTKPTEDYVSKYKGNYTFTGGKAVGYRNLFGIPWTAFMAEDSPYWTFLDVSEGFEKRWNANCKMLSTLVSRKV encoded by the exons ATGAAAAACTTGAACAACGACATTTTTGATCCCCTAACAATAATAATGGACTCCGATTTCTCTTCTGGTTACGGGTCGGGTACAGAATCCGACTTCGGGTTCGCTTTCAATGACAGCAATTTCTCTGACCGGATTTTGATAGTTGAGATCGTTCCAGACTCGCCTGACTCCAAATCCGACGGTGAGGGTTGTAGCAGTATCGTTGATTGGGCTCGCAAACGCAAACGTAGGAGAGAAGAAATTAAGAAAGAAAATG ATGCAGATGTGCTCACGCAACGCGAGGAGGAGATGTTGAATTGTAATATGCTGGACACAGAAGATGGTCTTGCTTATGAGAACCAAGATGAGGAAGCTGTTGCAATGGTTGAGGAATATCCATCCGGCCTCGAGATGATCACAGATCACCCTG GGGATGGTGAAGCTCCTAAGAGCACTGACTCGTCCACAAACATGGACTCTTCTACTGGGTTTCGAGTTAGAACTATACACATCAGTTCTCCTATTTTGGCTGCAAAGAGTCCATTCTTTTATAAG CTGTTCTCCAACGGCATGAGAGAGTCAGAGCAGCGGCATGTTACTGTACAAATCCATGCCTCGG AAGAAGCTGCCTTCATGGAGCTATTGAGTTTTATGTATAGCAATGCTTTATCTACGATAACGCCTACTCCCTTGCTTGACGTGCTTATGGCTGCTGACAAATTTGAGGTTGCATCATGCATGAGATACTGCAGCCGTTTATTGCGGAATCTTCCCATGACTTGTGAATCAGCCTTGCTTTATTTGGATCTTCCTTCTGGCGTTTTAATGGCTGATGCAGTTCTGCCACTGACTGATGCTGCAAAACAGTTCCTCGCTGCACGTTTCAAGGATATAACCAA GTTCCAAGAAGAGGTGTTGAACTTGCCTCTTGCAGGAATTGTGGCTGTTCTCTCCAATGACGATCTTCAGGTTGCTTCAGAGGATGCTGTATATGACTTTGTGTTAAAATGGGCTCGCATCCATTACCCAAACTTGGAGGAACGACGTGAAATATTGGGCTCACGTCTTTGTTGCCTCATTCGTTTTCCGTACATGACATGCAGGAAGCTGAAGAAAGTTCTAACTTGCAATGACTTTGATCCTGAACTATCTTCAAAGGTTGTCCTGGAGGCTCTATTTTTCAAAGCTGAAGCACCATACCGGCAGCGTTCTCTTGCTGCTGAGGAGGGCAGTGCCTCACACCATTGTTTTGTGGAGCGTGCTTACAAGTATAGACCAGTTAAAGTTGTCGAGTTTGAACTACCTCGTCAGCAATGTATTGTTTACCTAGATACAAAACGGGAAGAGTGCAATAGTCTCTTTCCTGCTGGTAGAGTTTACTCTCAGGCTTTCCATTTGGGTGGACAGGGTTTTTTCCTATCAGCTCATTGTAACATGGATCAACAGAGTTCATTCCATTGCTTTGGGTTGTTTTTAGGCATGCAAGAGAAGGGGTCAGTGTCATTTGCAGTGGATTATGAGTTTGCAGCTCGGACAAAGCCAACCGAGGACTATGTGAGCAAGTATAAGGGGAACTACACATTCACCGGTGGCAAGGCTGTTGGCTACAGGAACCTGTTTGGCATCCCTTGGACTGCTTTTATGGCTGAAGATAGT CCATACTGGACTTTTTTAGATGTCAGTGAGGGCTTTGAGAAGAGGTGGAATGCTAACTGTAAGATGTTGTCGAccctagtttccagaaaggtttaA
- the LOC104237437 gene encoding BTB/POZ domain-containing protein POB1-like isoform X3, with amino-acid sequence MLNCNMLDTEDGLAYENQDEEAVAMVEEYPSGLEMITDHPGDGEAPKSTDSSTNMDSSTGFRVRTIHISSPILAAKSPFFYKLFSNGMRESEQRHVTVQIHASEEAAFMELLSFMYSNALSTITPTPLLDVLMAADKFEVASCMRYCSRLLRNLPMTCESALLYLDLPSGVLMADAVLPLTDAAKQFLAARFKDITKFQEEVLNLPLAGIVAVLSNDDLQVASEDAVYDFVLKWARIHYPNLEERREILGSRLCCLIRFPYMTCRKLKKVLTCNDFDPELSSKVVLEALFFKAEAPYRQRSLAAEEGSASHHCFVERAYKYRPVKVVEFELPRQQCIVYLDTKREECNSLFPAGRVYSQAFHLGGQGFFLSAHCNMDQQSSFHCFGLFLGMQEKGSVSFAVDYEFAARTKPTEDYVSKYKGNYTFTGGKAVGYRNLFGIPWTAFMAEDSPYWTFLDVSEGFEKRWNANCKMLSTLVSRKV; translated from the exons ATGTTGAATTGTAATATGCTGGACACAGAAGATGGTCTTGCTTATGAGAACCAAGATGAGGAAGCTGTTGCAATGGTTGAGGAATATCCATCCGGCCTCGAGATGATCACAGATCACCCTG GGGATGGTGAAGCTCCTAAGAGCACTGACTCGTCCACAAACATGGACTCTTCTACTGGGTTTCGAGTTAGAACTATACACATCAGTTCTCCTATTTTGGCTGCAAAGAGTCCATTCTTTTATAAG CTGTTCTCCAACGGCATGAGAGAGTCAGAGCAGCGGCATGTTACTGTACAAATCCATGCCTCGG AAGAAGCTGCCTTCATGGAGCTATTGAGTTTTATGTATAGCAATGCTTTATCTACGATAACGCCTACTCCCTTGCTTGACGTGCTTATGGCTGCTGACAAATTTGAGGTTGCATCATGCATGAGATACTGCAGCCGTTTATTGCGGAATCTTCCCATGACTTGTGAATCAGCCTTGCTTTATTTGGATCTTCCTTCTGGCGTTTTAATGGCTGATGCAGTTCTGCCACTGACTGATGCTGCAAAACAGTTCCTCGCTGCACGTTTCAAGGATATAACCAA GTTCCAAGAAGAGGTGTTGAACTTGCCTCTTGCAGGAATTGTGGCTGTTCTCTCCAATGACGATCTTCAGGTTGCTTCAGAGGATGCTGTATATGACTTTGTGTTAAAATGGGCTCGCATCCATTACCCAAACTTGGAGGAACGACGTGAAATATTGGGCTCACGTCTTTGTTGCCTCATTCGTTTTCCGTACATGACATGCAGGAAGCTGAAGAAAGTTCTAACTTGCAATGACTTTGATCCTGAACTATCTTCAAAGGTTGTCCTGGAGGCTCTATTTTTCAAAGCTGAAGCACCATACCGGCAGCGTTCTCTTGCTGCTGAGGAGGGCAGTGCCTCACACCATTGTTTTGTGGAGCGTGCTTACAAGTATAGACCAGTTAAAGTTGTCGAGTTTGAACTACCTCGTCAGCAATGTATTGTTTACCTAGATACAAAACGGGAAGAGTGCAATAGTCTCTTTCCTGCTGGTAGAGTTTACTCTCAGGCTTTCCATTTGGGTGGACAGGGTTTTTTCCTATCAGCTCATTGTAACATGGATCAACAGAGTTCATTCCATTGCTTTGGGTTGTTTTTAGGCATGCAAGAGAAGGGGTCAGTGTCATTTGCAGTGGATTATGAGTTTGCAGCTCGGACAAAGCCAACCGAGGACTATGTGAGCAAGTATAAGGGGAACTACACATTCACCGGTGGCAAGGCTGTTGGCTACAGGAACCTGTTTGGCATCCCTTGGACTGCTTTTATGGCTGAAGATAGT CCATACTGGACTTTTTTAGATGTCAGTGAGGGCTTTGAGAAGAGGTGGAATGCTAACTGTAAGATGTTGTCGAccctagtttccagaaaggtttaA